GTCCGGCGCTGATGGACGAGATGCGCGCTCAGGCCGAGCGGTTCGGCGCCGAGCTGGTCGCCGACGACATCGTCGAGGTCGACCTCACCGGCGAAATCAAGATCGTGAAGACGGCCACCGACACCTACACCGCGCGCTCGGTGATCCTCTCGACCGGTTCCGGCTACCGCAAGCTCGGCCTCCCCCGCGAGGAGGAGCTCTCGGGACGCGGCGTCTCGTGGTGCGCGACGTGCGACGGGTTCTTCTTCCGCGACCAGGAGATCGCCGTCATCGGCGGCGGCGACTCGGCGATCGAGGAGGCTACGTTCCTGACGCGCTTCGCGACGAAGGTCTACCTGGTGCACCGCCGCGGCGAGCTTCGCGCGTCGAAGATCATGCAGGAGCGCGCCTTCGCCGACCCCAAGCTCGAGATGGTGTGGGACTCCGAGGTCGCCTCGATCCAGGGCGACGAGCGCCTCGAGGGCATCACCCTGCGCGACACGAAGACCGGCGAGGAGCGCCCGCTGGCCGTCACCGGCCTGTTCATCGCGATCGGCCACGACCCGCGCTCGGAGCTGTTGACCGGGCAGGTCGACCTCGACGACGACGGTTACGTGCTGGTCAAGCACCCGTCGACGGCCACCAACCTCACCGGCGTCTTCGCGGCCGGCGACCTGGTCGACCACCACTACCGGCAGGCGATCACCGCGGCCGGCACGGGGTGTGCGGCCGCCCTCGACGCCGAGCGGTACGTCGCGATGCTGGACCACCAGGCCTCGACGGCCGGTCCGGCCGAGATGGAGTCGGTCACCGCCTGACGGCCCACCTGTGCTCCCGCGCGAACTCGCGGGGCTCGTCGACCCAGAACGCCACGCTCCA
This is a stretch of genomic DNA from Nocardioides sp. InS609-2. It encodes these proteins:
- the trxB gene encoding thioredoxin-disulfide reductase, giving the protein MSEQTAPRNVIVIGSGPSGYTAALYAARATLAPLVFEGSVTAGGALMNTTEVENFPGFRDGIMGPALMDEMRAQAERFGAELVADDIVEVDLTGEIKIVKTATDTYTARSVILSTGSGYRKLGLPREEELSGRGVSWCATCDGFFFRDQEIAVIGGGDSAIEEATFLTRFATKVYLVHRRGELRASKIMQERAFADPKLEMVWDSEVASIQGDERLEGITLRDTKTGEERPLAVTGLFIAIGHDPRSELLTGQVDLDDDGYVLVKHPSTATNLTGVFAAGDLVDHHYRQAITAAGTGCAAALDAERYVAMLDHQASTAGPAEMESVTA